In Nitrospira sp., a single genomic region encodes these proteins:
- a CDS encoding peroxiredoxin: MALRLGDEAPNFTAETTEGPINFHDWLGSGWGILFSHPKDYTPVCTTELGTVAKITPEFKKRGVKVIAISVDPLDSHKGWINDINETQHTTMNYPIIADPEKKVSTLYDMIHPNAIDNMTVRSVFIIGPDKKIKLTLTYPASCGRNFDELLRVIDSLQLTSKYKVATPANWKDGEDCIITPAVNNDEAKTLFPKGFKTIKPYLRYTPQPNK; the protein is encoded by the coding sequence ATGGCTCTACGACTAGGAGATGAAGCTCCGAACTTTACGGCTGAAACGACCGAGGGGCCCATCAACTTTCATGACTGGCTGGGGAGCGGATGGGGCATTTTATTTTCTCACCCCAAGGACTACACGCCCGTCTGCACGACGGAATTGGGCACCGTCGCAAAGATCACCCCGGAGTTCAAGAAGCGCGGCGTCAAGGTCATCGCGATCAGCGTCGACCCTCTGGACTCGCACAAGGGTTGGATCAACGACATCAACGAAACGCAGCACACGACGATGAATTATCCCATCATCGCCGACCCCGAGAAGAAGGTCTCCACGCTGTACGATATGATTCATCCCAACGCGATCGATAACATGACGGTCCGATCCGTCTTTATCATCGGGCCGGACAAGAAGATCAAGTTGACCTTGACCTATCCAGCATCATGTGGTCGGAATTTCGACGAATTGCTCCGCGTGATCGATTCGCTTCAGTTGACGTCGAAGTATAAGGTCGCGACCCCGGCGAACTGGAAGGACGGGGAGGACTGCATTATCACGCCCGCGGTCAACAATGACGAGGCCAAGACCTTGTTCCCGAAGGGCTTCAAGACCATCAAGCCCTACCTTCGCTACACCCCTCAGCCGAACAAGTAA